A part of Alphaproteobacteria bacterium genomic DNA contains:
- a CDS encoding type III secretion system chaperone, with protein sequence MYAKDMILELGDKLGLGKLELDENNTCSLVFDNIHAIDMKVTDDGNEIQIFSPVSIVPEKNREAFLCQLMEANLFGQGTGGSLFSVIKEIDLLFMYRKFRLEVSDYQNFEKGLETFLNYLEAWKKKIETEYGEGDGSTTPPAPAKGPTREPSSGGGGLPPMLKA encoded by the coding sequence ATGTATGCAAAAGATATGATCCTAGAACTAGGCGATAAATTAGGCCTTGGCAAATTAGAACTCGATGAAAACAACACATGTAGTCTTGTTTTTGATAATATTCACGCAATCGACATGAAAGTGACAGATGATGGGAATGAAATCCAGATCTTTTCACCCGTCTCAATTGTCCCTGAAAAAAACAGAGAGGCTTTTCTCTGCCAGCTGATGGAAGCAAACTTGTTTGGTCAAGGTACCGGCGGCTCGCTTTTCTCTGTGATTAAAGAAATTGATCTGCTCTTCATGTATCGTAAATTCAGACTTGAAGTCAGCGATTATCAAAACTTTGAAAAAGGCCTTGAGACCTTCCTCAACTATCTTGAAGCCTGGAAAAAGAAAATCGAAACAGAATATGGTGAAGGTGATGGCTCAACAACGCCTCCAGCTCCCGCAAAAGGACCAACACGCGAACCATCCTCTGGCGGTGGTGGTCTTCCTCCAATGTTAAAGGCTTGA
- a CDS encoding DJ-1/PfpI family protein produces MKIAILVSTGFTELDLTHLQKHLIQNKISFDLISSQSGLVQAWHQKTWGNYYPITVSLNDALATDYDVLFVPGGRHISKLMDHGHIARFIKYYSLNQKKAIYLGEAIELLTLSKDAARHVISTPESLKTALSEKSFDLSDDDICESGHLLTIKSPQQHNDLGQKLVAFISKKIEQSSDNSSTFQKAA; encoded by the coding sequence ATGAAAATTGCGATTCTTGTCTCAACAGGCTTTACAGAGCTTGATCTTACTCACCTTCAAAAACACCTCATTCAAAACAAGATCTCATTCGATCTTATCTCATCCCAGTCAGGCCTTGTGCAAGCATGGCATCAAAAGACTTGGGGAAACTACTACCCAATCACAGTAAGCCTCAATGACGCTTTGGCAACTGATTACGATGTGCTATTTGTCCCTGGTGGTCGTCATATCTCAAAACTGATGGACCATGGCCATATTGCCCGTTTCATCAAGTATTATTCTTTAAACCAAAAAAAGGCGATCTATCTGGGTGAAGCTATTGAACTGCTTACACTGTCTAAAGATGCAGCACGTCACGTCATCTCAACACCAGAAAGCCTAAAAACAGCATTATCAGAGAAATCTTTTGACCTATCCGATGATGATATTTGTGAATCAGGCCATCTTCTGACAATCAAATCGCCACAACAGCATAATGATCTGGGGCAAAAACTAGTTGCTTTTATATCTAAAAAAATTGAACAATCATCTGACAATTCAAGCACTTTCCAAAAAGCTGCATAA
- a CDS encoding DsbA family protein → MTLSRLFSVIAFVGLCTFSTQSFACNGTIIDDAQQALLKKDLRQWPSETFGKGTPTLIIFYDYLCGYCKRSDIELENYLKKGDRSLKIVYRPLGKLGPVSQNISRSVLSAARQDKFNEFHNELVHYNDTPDDTFLMKTAEKLNLDIDKFEKDKQHPAITKMLDENNQLAKKLGIKTVPSFYLESCNIPHSMTEEGFEKEIGDAVSNTKAK, encoded by the coding sequence ATGACACTTTCTCGTTTATTTTCCGTGATCGCATTTGTCGGTCTTTGCACTTTTTCAACTCAATCTTTTGCTTGTAACGGCACCATCATTGATGATGCTCAACAAGCTCTTTTGAAAAAAGACCTCAGACAGTGGCCATCTGAAACTTTCGGGAAAGGGACGCCAACACTGATTATTTTCTATGATTATCTCTGTGGCTATTGCAAAAGAAGTGATATTGAACTGGAAAATTACCTTAAAAAAGGTGATCGCTCGCTCAAGATTGTCTATCGTCCTTTAGGAAAACTCGGTCCCGTCTCTCAAAACATCTCACGATCCGTTCTCTCTGCAGCGCGTCAGGATAAATTCAATGAATTTCATAATGAGCTTGTTCACTATAACGACACCCCAGATGATACCTTCCTCATGAAAACCGCAGAAAAACTAAATCTAGACATCGACAAGTTTGAAAAAGACAAACAGCATCCCGCAATCACAAAAATGCTTGATGAGAATAACCAGCTCGCTAAAAAACTCGGCATCAAAACAGTTCCTAGCTTTTACTTAGAAAGCTGCAACATTCCGCATTCAATGACAGAAGAAGGCTTTGAAAAAGAAATCGGCGATGCAGTCAGCAACACAAAGGCAAAATAG
- a CDS encoding type III secretion system chaperone: MSTIQEILSEFGRKTGLGNLRLNEDGLCRLVFDGTLTVDVEKTSAGFVLHSVVGQIPGTNKSEFYEMLLDANGPEQVVGQTALGIDSNLNEVLLFQNFTDMTPTYAYFEKALDTFLGEIGKWKARLSGDWENFDDSTLPPKKESGDYKPAESVIKKEPAGDFDPSKLPPGMIKA, from the coding sequence ATGAGTACGATTCAAGAAATTTTATCAGAGTTTGGCAGAAAAACAGGCCTTGGCAATTTACGCCTCAATGAAGATGGCCTTTGCAGACTCGTTTTTGACGGGACCCTCACCGTTGATGTTGAAAAAACAAGCGCAGGCTTTGTATTACACTCTGTCGTTGGTCAGATCCCTGGCACAAACAAAAGTGAATTTTACGAGATGCTCCTTGATGCAAATGGCCCAGAACAAGTTGTTGGTCAAACGGCTCTTGGCATTGATTCAAACTTAAATGAAGTTTTGCTCTTTCAAAATTTCACAGACATGACACCAACCTATGCCTATTTCGAAAAAGCACTTGATACATTCCTTGGTGAAATTGGCAAATGGAAAGCGCGTTTAAGCGGCGATTGGGAAAATTTTGATGACTCAACCTTGCCTCCTAAAAAAGAATCTGGCGATTACAAGCCTGCTGAATCAGTCATTAAAAAAGAACCTGCCGGTGATTTTGATCCCTCAAAACTGCCGCCTGGCATGATCAAAGCGTAA